The Bos indicus x Bos taurus breed Angus x Brahman F1 hybrid chromosome 11, Bos_hybrid_MaternalHap_v2.0, whole genome shotgun sequence sequence GCAGCTGAGAAATGCAAGGGAGCCTGCAAAGTACAGAGGTGAGAAATCCGCACTCTGTAAAGAGTCGCACTTCGAGATGTGTGCCCCTGAGCGACCTAGGTGTCTGAGGTGCTCCACGGCCTGGGCCACCCAGGGAAAGATAAGCATGCAAATGTCTATCAGAAGATTCCTTTTCTTCAAGGTAATATGACTACACTGGAACATTTTTCTAAGCATTAGATGCTTTCACCTCTCCTCTCTCCAGTGATACCTAAATGATGGATTTGTCTAAGGAACAGAATGGAGAGAGAGATGCTAGTTTGAAAGGATTCTTAAACATGAGCAAAAATTAAGGGAAGACAGTTATCCAACCAACCTCTGCCCAAAACTCCATTGTTGTTTGAAGCAGTTATAAAATGGATAATGGGGTCTTGCGCTGTCTTAATTTCTGCATGTAAGCTCACATTTAGGTGAGCTTGAACAGCATGAGTGGTTTGGCAATAAGAAGgcttaaatgattaaaaaaaaacccactatgaaagctaaaaataaatctttaatcaatgttgcttttatcttttattcCTCATTGTTCTTGTACCTGTGGTATCATCCtactaaaaatgcaaaaaatctgAAGAGACACATTCTGAtaataagatgaaaataaagaagaTCCTAAGCAGGCTATATTCACACTAAGAATATTAAATGGTCAAATAAGCTCACCTCAAATATCTTTAGTTAGCACAGAACTATTGTTTAGATGTCATAACTCCTCAATAAAGAGATGCACCCAAGTACTTGATTGAGATTCTCTGAAAGTTCACAGGGCCATGTTTATATGTGCAGCAGACTTTTAGAGATGAACATGAGGTGGAACTGTGCTTCCTTAATAACAATTTATGCTTGGTGTCTTAGTGTCAAATACGAGGAATTTCTGGAATTAGGTGTATTTGCAAAATTTGACCATGTTTAGGTATGCCAGACCCCGAAGCAGAAAAAAGTTAATGAAATCATCTTAACATTTATTGATAAAGATGCCACTGTTTTGTGCCTTTATGCCAGTCAGTGATAGACAGCctcatgttattattttatttttatttattttttcctcatgcTATTATTTTACATGAGTTCCTTACTAGCAAACTAAAAGTACTTTCGAACAGTTTGTACCATTTTTAGATGTCCAGGATAAAAGGGATCTACTCTGATGCTtcaaaatttataattataaatatgtacttacacgtatgtatgtgtgtgtcaagTTTACTTGGGAAAACGTCCCAACATAAATTCAACTCACTTattgaggtgtttttttgtttgtgtcttttttttgaCAAGAGACACAAAATGAAGTTAACTGAATGATAATCTTTCTGCTCTCAGAAGTGTTTACAAACTTGACCTGACCATGATGCCCAGGGCAAGTTTATAGAGTGTATGGATGCAAATGTTTGGAAGAGAGTGTTGACAATGAGATGTTTAGAAAATACACCCAGGAGGATAGGTTTAGGTACTGAGATGGCTTaatcaggaggagaaaaggataaGGAACTGTGATGCACCAAAGGACAGGAGAAGGCAGTCAGTTATTCTAGGGTGTGATGTCACAAGGATGGTAATTCCTCGCAGTTCATCCACTATTTTCTATGTAAATGTACGGCATGTTCTCTAGCtagctttaaaaatagaattgtcaATGTCTTATGAGACAGAGAAAGTAGAGTCTGCCCTGGAATTAAGGGATAAACCTAGATGACATTTCAAGGTTCCCTTCCTACACCAACataaaaacacagaataaaataCCAGGATTAACTCAACAGACCTGGCTGCAACAAGAGCCaattaaaatgcagaaatataaTGCCATTTCTTACACAAACAATGGCTAGGCAAGCAATCTGATATTGCTCTAAGACTGTATGTGGTCAGCTGAAGTAAGATGGTATATGTAAATCTTTTTCATAAATCAAAGGATAAGTTCACAAATTCTCAATACAAGTTGCTTCAAGAGGGGCTGCTCTGATAAAATCGAAAATCTCTCCTCCATATGTGCAGTTTCAAATGCTGTTAACATTtatagaaaatgttctaaaagatAAACTTGGCATGTAAAAAACACAGGCAGAGGAATCAGTAATGATCAGAGCAAAACAATTCTAGAAAGCATCTTAATTTTCATATGGCTCATTTGCATCTGAAACACTGAGACTCCCTATCTCTCTGGTACAAAAATGTGTATACGTATTAAATTACTTTCCTCTTGAAAGAACTAAATGTTTGGAAGATGATCAAATTTTAACTGGAGGACTTGTTTTCTTCCATCAGGTGTGGGGGAGATGTGGCTTCCTGGTATGAGAGGCAACAGTTGATTCTAACAGcagaacaagacaaaaataagaaagtaaattgaaaacaaTTCCTATTGGTACAGTTTGATTTCAAGGTGGTAAAACAAAAGGATACATACAGTACAAAGATGTCAAAagacatcaatttaaaaaattaaacagagttACGTTTCTAAAAATTGTGGTTCTGATACTTGAAAATTAGTTTATATTATTCATTATAGGATACTCAGGGACGTACTATGATCTGTTTCAATGAATTCATTTCTGAGTATCTGGTCAGGGTTTAAAAGAAAACTTCCCACCAGCTATTAAACAAAAAGCGCAAGAGTCTACATTTTACTCATCTCAGATTTTTAACTTCAGATATTAATTTTAGGATATTAGCAGAACAGCAAAGATCTAAAATCTCTTTACTATCAACTTTAAACAATATTTAGGCTTAAGGAGATTGTTGGTCAATCACTCAGAGATAcagaatctttattttctgatatgGTAAGATGTCTAAGAAAAACGTGCATGctcagaaagaaaatcaaaatttggaagatgtctctgtctttctcttggcCTTGCTCTCTAGGGCCTTCTGGTGTGCCGGGCTGCCCTGGGCCTTCTCCATCTCCGCCTGATGGAGGGAGACGGTTAGGCATGGTCTCGTGGGGGGCGCTCTGGAGGGGCTGACACACAAGATGGACAGGCTGCAGCTGGCTAGGACAGAGAACATGACATCTTTGTAAACGAAATTCTCTAGATGCATGCTGCTCTtggtgtttcttttccttctgttgtccTGTGTCTTTGGGAAGACTTATTCAGCTGAGTTATGAAGTATTAAAGAAAGGGTAGCACAGCTGTGAACTGGAGATGTAAGGGACAGCAGCATCCCCACCCACCTGGGGGCGAGCGCAGTGGAAAGTGGCCCAGGGACCAAGAGGCAGGGTGGAGCCCtgcccatcccctctccccacgACAAAGGTCCAGGAGCTGGTGAGATGTTTTTGAGGGGACAGTGTTTTTACACACAATTCACACTATTTCAAATTTGAACAAACCGTAATTTCTTGGTTAAGTAAACAGTATTGGGCTTGAACTTGCAAGCATGTAACTTGAATAGTTAAAGGGCCTATGTAATAAAAATTTGGATTTTTATCTTGGATAAAGATTTGGGATACACAGACGTCATCTTAACATTTCATCTTACTGATCAGTTTGACCCTTCTCTCCCAAAAAACTTCTATTTTAACTACTGAAAGAGACTACTTTCTTCCTTTATGGCAAAGATGCTAATGGGAAGATAGGTGAACAGAAAAGTAGATCAGAGGTGGAGAATTAAGCAAACGCAAAATGTGATGAGTGTCAGTTTTCTGAGAAATGGAAACTTATCATCTTGACTTATCAATAAGCAATGTTTACCTACTTACtgagcttccccagtgactcagatggtaaagaatctgtctgcaatgcaggagacctgggttcaatccctgggtcgggaagatccccaggagaagggaatggctacccactattTATTTGAATACTATTTATTAAGTACCTTCGATGTGACAGATATTATTTTAGGTGCTAGGGATGCAGGTGAGGGGGGAAAGAAGTCTAAACCCAAAGAAACCTACTTCCATGGAGTTTGTTTCCACTTCAGTGTTGTCTGAAAGCAAGTAAATGGTAGTTGCCTAATAAGCCATAGAATCAACATCTATCTTTATATTCACCATATTAATCTATAATATTGGCATATTTTAGGACAGGATTGGTTCTCAGATATCTGAGTTTCAACTTTTTGAATCTGTCCAGAGCTTGTCTTTGGCTACCAGGAAAAGCCTAGGAAAGGCAGACTAAGGTGCCTGCCATGGGTGAAAGAATAGAACAGTCAAGTTTCTTATTATACACGTGGAGGCTACAGAAAGGTACAAGGATTCTTCCATAATGCCTGTTAAAGTCAGTTCAGCTGTAATCCGGGCTTAGTTGTATGAAACTGTTGTGTCTTGGGTACATGATTCGGTGGGGAGGATATCCAATCAGTGTAACAAAAGAACTGTGCAATAACTTTAAGTATACTTGGAATAAGATTTTGCGGCAATCTGGAAACTTTCAGTTTTATGGTTTTTATTGCATCAATCACAATTTCTATTAGACAAACAAACATAATTAAACCAGTGCAAAGAAAAGATCTTGGTGCCCGCCTAGTCTCACTTTGAGAGgtagagaaggaaaataatcatttttatagcACTTTAACTTTGGAACCGAGGTACCTGCTGACgccttctgtttcttccttcattacgtgcttttcttttaatttggtcCTCTTGAAAAGAATCAAAGTAGGGGCTCTCCAGGAGTTGGGCACAGGTTAATCTGTCATCTGGATTCATCTTCAGACACTCCTTTGGAAGACGGGAAGAgcaaagaagatattaaaaagaggagcCTGTATTGTTACTGTACCCTAAAACTCTGAATAACAACTTGGTAGAGCAAACACAAGTTTAGAAGATCTTCGAGTTTGTATAGTATCCAGAACCTGAAACTTGTTAATAACTGGAATTGCTCTTCTTTTGCCAATTCAAAGTCTTTTGAGGGCAGACTTGATGCACAGTCAATGTTTTGAAGGGGGTCAATGTAGGTCAGGTGTGTGTCACTTGTAAAGCAAATAGCTTGTAGGACTTCACAAAATGTGGTCCCTAGGCCagctaccagagaaggcaatggcaccccactccagtacttttgcctggaaaatcccatggacggaggagcctggtaggttgcagtccatggagtcgctagagtcggacaccactgagtgacttcactttcacttttcactttcatgcattggagaaggaaatggcaacccactccagtgttcttgcctggagaatcccagggacagaggagcctaatgggctgctgtctatggggtggcacagagtcggacacgactgaagcgacttagcagcagcagcagcaggccagctacatcagcatcacctggaaattgCTAGAAATACAAATTTCTTGGTTCAACCCCAAGTCTACTGAATCAAATGCCCTGGGGGTAGGGCCAAACAATCTGTGGGCTTTTAATCTGTATTTAACAAGCCAACAAAGTTGGGGAATTAGACTTCCAGGATAGGATCTGCAGAATGCTGGGTTAGAGCAGGTCAGAGCAGTGAGAGGCAGAAAGCAGGTGAGGTCCAGTGGAGCAGTGGTAAGGGCAATCTAAGAGTTCAGAGGTGTGGGGCTCTTGGTCTCAGGAGGACTCAGACTGAAGGAATCCAGTACGCTGGATAGAACCTGGGCAGTGGCCAGCACGAGTACAAAGGCTGGTCTACACCGTTGACTCTAGGTCACTCTGATGGCTCTACTTCCTAGATCAGAAgagtttcaaactgtggtgttcaTCATAATTACCTAGGGAGAGGCTTAAAGATATAAACTCCAAGGTCCTATTCATAGAGATTCTGCTTCTGtaaatctgaggttatttactggaatgtgtatttttaaatagctcattCTGATGAGTAGTCATTTTGATGAGTGGTATGGAAGCCATTGCTATAAATATGACTTAATTGGTTGTTAAAGATAGATACTCATACTGGTATCTCCATCCCTGCCCCATTAAAGGCTTTCAGTATCCATGGTGAATGGAAGAGTCACACTTTCTAGCATGGTCTCAGCCGGTCAAGCAAGAATGGCAGACTGGTCATAGATGAGCTTCTTCTGCTTTTTTATTAGAACTTGTTCTTTGTTTGACCCTGGTACAGGGGCTACATTCAGTATCGACATGGTTCTGATTTTGCCTGATCTTCTACTGATTTATTTAACAAGCAATTTAGAATTTTAGTGAACCCAGTGTATCTAAAAGGTTATCAGTTCaacatgtaatattttaaaaattattaatgaaatattttatattcttctaaaaggtaattttcatagaaatataGAACATCTCAATTCTAATCAGCCATAGTTCAACTGCTCAGTAGGAACATGGCTAGTGGCCACCCTATTGGATAGCATAGTTCTTGATTTTCCAACTTAAAGGGAATACATTCATCCTCATAAATTTCCATAGTCTGAAATACACTGACGTAACTGTCAAATTTCCTAATGAATGCAAAAGCATGGTGTTCATCATAGCTATAATCATTCTCTTTTATCTTCTACTAATTTTAAAGGATATATTGGAAAGATTTAGTGTTTAAACCACTGATGTTCCTCTAATTGTAATTATTTCACAGTTCTTTAATAGTTTCAATGACCACATTTTTACATTGGCTTTATTTGACCTACTGTCCACCCATCCCAGAGTTACCAGCTCCAGTTATTATGATTTCCAGTCAATACGGTTATAATTGATTCTTAGGTACCTTCATGAAACTCAAAGCCACAGGATGAACATCTGAGAACTTTTCTTCAAGAGTTTCCTAAAAAACAGAGTAAAGCATTTCAATGTTATATAACAAGAAAGTagcagatatttaaaatatattagtattAAGAATACTTTGGAGAAAGTCCCTTAATACGTTATATAATTCctttcaaagattttttaaaatcttaattttacaTGATTTTACACTATAGTGTaataaaaaaagctgaagttattttcttaattttacaaTGTCTTACAATTGGTGTTTGGTAAATGCTCATTCTAAATGTCCCCTTCAGTACCATAAAATCTACTTATAGGGATACCCAACCTACTTATAGGGGTGCTTTGAACATTAATGAAAACACACTGAACTGCATGAATAAGAGCACtacagaaagcaaaggaatgatGAATGCAAAACTCAAATAGTAAGCAAGGAACAGAATGGGACTGAGGAAGAGAATGTGGGGAGGGGGAAGCTTCCAAGTTAACGGCACCATTCTCCttctttttgtctgtgctgggtctgcgCTGCTTTGCGAGGGCTTTTCCTAGTTGCAGCCAGTGGGCACTACTCTTTGCTGCAGTGCCCGGGCTTCTCTTGGCGGTGGCGTCTCTTATTGTGGAGCGCGGGCCTAggcacgcaggctcagcagtcgaggctcatgggctctagtgtgcgcctcagtagctgtggcgctcTGGCTTACCTGCCCAGAGGCATGTGgcatctccccagaccagggactgaacccatgtctcctgcattggcatgcaggttcttattcactgcatcaccagggaactACTGTATTTTAGTCTTTAAACTAAACATGttttatgaatattatttttaattcaaccTCTATACTTGTAATTAAACATTTAACCTTTCATTATATGTGTTAAGAGTCTtaacaaacataataaaatagAAGTCCAGTATATAAATCAAGGTATTATATGAAATAAATTGAAGATGAACAGGTGTTTAGAGAAGCCAGGGCCATTTGAACCCAATGGTTCACAGGTGCCATAAATCATGACCTGGCTTAACAGATTCTCCCTTCCTCCACATCACTCTGTCTTCAACACATTGGGAGCAGGGCACaagccttccctgatggtcctTTCATTGTATAGGCAGAataaagctgggttaaaactcaacatttaaaaaactaagatcatagcatccggttccatcacttcatggcaatagatggggaagaaagtggaagcagtgacagattttattttcttgggctccaaaatcactgcagatggtgagtgcagccatgaaatgaaaagatgcttgctccttggaagaaaagctttgacaaacctagacagcgtattaaaaagcagagacatcacttggccaaccaaggtccatatagtcaatgctatggcttttccagtagtcatgtacagatgtgagagctggaccattaagaaggctgagtgccaaagaattgatgctttcaaactgtggtgctggagaaaactcttgagagtcccttggatagcaataagatctaaccagtcaatcctaaaggaaatcagccctgaatattcattggaagaactaatgttgaagatgaagctccaatactttggccacctgatgcaaagagctgactcactggaaaagaccctgatgctgggaaagactgagggcaggaggaaaagggggcaacagatgatgagatggttggatggcatcattgactcaaaggacatgagtttgagcaaactctgggagatagtgaaggacagggaagcccgatatcctgcagtccatgggattgcaaagagtcggatgtgaaaCTTAGCAGACCAACAACAACAGACCATGTGGAGTTTTAAAGTTCAAAGCCCAAACTCAGGTAACACAGATAAGAAATCAATGACCACAAAGACCACAGCGAGGGTGTAGAGGTGATCACTGGGGTTTGCAGTTTTGATTTCAATACAGTAAAGATCGTTTTGTGGAATGACCTTCCACGTGAAAAGACATGTTGTAAAAAGATGGTTTGTATTGATTTGAGGTTTCAGAAgctgaaaaaaatagagaatgcatctgtttttcaaaataaatataactaagtactttttatgagaaaataattattttataattatttcaggGAAAGGTACTTGACTGTTTTGATTAAAAGGCTCACCATAtttatgaaggaaagaaagatgctttcaattcacatttaaaattaagttaatCTTTGGATAGGGCAAGAAAACTTTTAAAGCCTTCTCCTGGTTCATTTTATGTAGTTTTTACATGGTTTATTCGACCTGTATCAGTATGTCATAAGGAGAACAGGAGTTCAAAGcacaaatattaaaagagaaacaaCCACCCCTTTAAAGAAAGTAGCAGCACAAAGAGCGAAACACCAAAATCAAGCAATTTACCATCTCTTCTGGTTCAGGAATACTGATGCCATGGAAAAACTGGTTACTTTTAAAGATAGATTGATGTCTTGGGATTAGCTTTCCTGTAAAATACAAACCACATAACTGACGATTAATTTTAGTTAAAGACAGCATCGTGCTTCAACAGTTAATTTCCGAGGTCCAGATGTAAAAGAAAGACTGAGCCTGATCATTTCCTCTAAATTTGGGAGAAACTGGTCCCTGCAAAAACTATGCCTTCTCAGGTAAGATCGGTGCTGCCAACTCTCTTTGCCACACGTGGCTTGCTCTGTTATTTGTGCGTGCCTGCTCAGTTACGTTAGTCGTGCCtaactttgtgaccctatggactgtagcccactaggctcctctgtccatgtgattctccaagcaagaatactggagtgggttgccatgcccttctccaggggatctttctgacccagggatcgaacctacatctcctgcactgcaggtggattccttacccactgagccacccggaaaGCCCCAGTCTGTCATTCAGCTGCCATCAGAGGAGGAGGTAAGCAAGTGGTGTGGAGAGCTTTAcatatatgatctcatttaatcttataACTATCTCATGATGGTTGCAATTTCTTTATCTCTACTGTCCCAGTGAGAGAATGAGGCTCAGAGGCTTGATAACCTGCCTCAAGTCACACAGTCATTAGGTGACAGACCTGAGATTCAAACTCAGATCTGTCTAATATCTGCCTAATGTAAATTTCTACAGTCCTTAGAGGAAATCAGTTAAACAGCATAAGCTTAAGGTGTGGCCTATAGTGAAACACTACTCCACATCTTCCAGggcttggaattctccagaagaAGGTGTGGGAACCACACAGGGAATCAGACAGCAGCAGTTCCCTTGCCTGGCAGCCATGCTGCCAGGAGAGCCTACAGGAAGTGATTACTAAATAGCCATCTTGTGCGTGGCTTGCCTCTTTGTTCACACCCAGGCTGAGGTGTAAGCTTGCAGCTGATCTTTTGGGTTATGTTCTCTTCCAACCAGGTGGAAAGGGCAAGAGTTGAGAACAGTGACATGGGATGAAAGCTCATGAGAGAGAGCACTGCAGTCCATTCTCATTCTTCAATTGTTAATAACTAGTTGTACGACTTCAGGTCATTCATGCAAGCTcctagagcctcagtttcctcatttgtgaaaacaGGCACAATGAAAAATGTTATAATGTTCTTAGTGGATTTTTATTAAGACTGAGATGGTGTGTGTGAGAGCAATCTGTCAATCTTACATATAGAGGAGTGGAGTTGAAAGCTGCAATAGAGGCTGTATAGCCTGCaagacctaaaatatttaccatttggCCCtgtatagaaaaagtttgctgatccctgTGCTAGAGGAAAGGGGGGAAAAAGCAGAAACTGCATTTGATTAAGTGTCTTCAGAGTAAGCTCTATGCAGCTGACTCACACCCTTAGCCCCATCTTAGCCTGATAAGGAAAGTAAATGTATACTTTATTGCACAGCTAATTGACTTGACTTGGAACGGCATCTGAAACTCCTCACTGAGAGGAGTTAGGGCTCCACACATTGAGAAAAGGGTTGGGCTTTGGCTACAATCCAGAACAGCCGCCCTCAGCGGCACTTTGGAGACAACAGAAAGCTCTTGTTCATTATAATgacatactactactactacaagTTAGCAACTCTGTAAGCCATAAAATGTAACTTATACCCAATGTTCTGATTATCAGATAAAGTTGGTCCACATctgattttccaggccagagcgGCTGGCCTGTCAGCAGCTCTGCAAAAACACAACCAGTAGCCCATATGTCGACTGAAGAACCATACTGGGTATCCCCCACAAGAAGTTCGGGAGCTCGGTACCATCTTGTAGCGACGTAGTCAGTGTAGGCATCTCCTGGAACTGCAAATGCATCAAGAGCAGGTCAGGCTCTCTGAAGAGATCAGCGTCAATAATTCTCAGAAGCCACGTTTCTCCTAACGCAGTGACGCACTAACCCAGGGAACTGTTACACTGTGTACTCAGAGAGTAAATTCCCCTTCcatactattaatataaaatagacaagcaacaagGATACACTGTGTAGTTCAGGAGATTATAACCATTACCTTGTAATAAGCTATCAatataatggagtataatctgcaaaaatgcTGAATCACTatactgcacacctgaaactaacataatactatAAATCTATACTATAGTATattaacataatatataaattttttaaaaattcaacttccAAAGATACCTTAGCTATTTATTAACATCTATGTAATCCCAAAGAGAGAGGCCCAGGGTGAGGGCATGGGGAGAATTTCTGTAGTGCAGCTTTGAGAATAAACCAGCTTCCCAAAGCACTGTCAGGTCCTGTCAACAAACTGACTACGCGCACACCCACCTTGCAATGTGTCTGTTGTTAACACATGTTTCCACTTGCTGCAGAGTTTTAGATTCAGGGGGAGATAGTTACCTGTCCCCCCATTCCTTTGGTTCCTCTCTCTCTGGGATGACTTCTTTGCTTCTCAGCACTGTCTCTGAATCCTCTCTGTAATTTACAGTTCACTCTCCCAGTCTCATCAGCTCCATGAAGATTTTCCCAACCACTCTAGATCACGTTAGTATCTCCCTCCGGGGAACCATCTGCCTCTTCGCTTTAGCACTTTATTGCCAATCATCTTGTGttagtcttttgtttcttctacTTCGGATTATAAGTGCATGAAGACCAGAAATGCATCTTTTAGTTCTCTTCCTTTCCTATGCGCACAGCACATAAATGTGGCTGCGTATGAACTAATGTACTGactaaaaaattaaagtgaaatttcCCTTTCTGAATAATAACACTATAACAATTAGCATAATTCAATATCTAAAGAATTTAAACTATATCATTTCATAATTATCTGTATTGCATAACTTAGTAAAAAACTTGCTACTTACTCAGAATTCGTGCAAACCCAAAGTCACAGATCTTGATTATTCCTTGCTTAGTTATTAGAATATTTTCAGGTTTTACATCTCTGTGAATACactgtaagaaaatatttaattatttccctGAGTCATCAAAACAACAAAGCATAATAAACATTAACTATTAGTTTCAATGATAAACACAGGCTGTGAGATAAACACAAAtatggttttccttctttttttctaaaaccttaaattagcaatttttaatttgtaaatcttGTCATAACAAAAAAGTTGCTATActagggaaaaaattaaaataattattggatgggaaaactgaaaaaaaattttttgagaagggtgtattatataattatttcttccactttttaCTGAGCCCTATTTGAATAGTAAGAGGTAGAACCCTGAATGAAACAAGAAAGTCCTAgtgtatagcatagagaactatagtcactatcctatgataaaccataaagagaaagaatattaaaaaataatatatatgtataactgaatccctttgctgtacagcagtaattaacacaacattgtaaatcaactatactttaattaaaaaaaaaaaaaaaaaaccctgaatgagATTATACCCAGAGTGCCTCTAATAAGAACAGCTGTCACCCAAGAATCACAATTCAGGTTGCATAAATATTACAGATTTGAGAAACTGGAAAAACATTcaaatgacaacaaaaagaaaatgcatcaGAGGGACCATCTTATTTACCCTCTGGTCAGGATGTGTGAAAGGGAGCTGAGTTCACAGACCAGAGCTGTCCTAGGCCAGCTGGAACCTATGGCCACCTATTAACAAGAGATACCAAAGATTCAGCCTCAGGAGACGAGTATCCTCAACAGTGAGCTAATCTGCAACCATGAACAGCTTTCTTGAGGTGTGACCTCATGATGGAGTCGCTCCTGGGAGACCAGGTTGCCACTGGGAGGCACTCTCCCCTTAGAGTCCTCTCCAGTGGAGAACTCGCAACTTGCTGCACCATCCCAGGACCCTCAGTGA is a genomic window containing:
- the CDKL4 gene encoding cyclin-dependent kinase-like 4 isoform X3, whose translation is MEKYEKLAKIGEGSYGVVFKCRNKTSGQVVAIKKFVESEDDPVVKKIALREIRMLKCIHRDVKPENILITKQGIIKICDFGFARILIPGDAYTDYVATRWYRAPELLVGDTQYGSSVDIWATGCVFAELLTGQPLWPGKSDVDQLYLIIRTLGKLIPRHQSIFKSNQFFHGISIPEPEEMETLEEKFSDVHPVALSFMKECLKMNPDDRLTCAQLLESPYFDSFQEDQIKRKARNEGRNRRRQQNQLLPLIPGSHISPTPDGRKQVLQLKFDHLPNI
- the CDKL4 gene encoding cyclin-dependent kinase-like 4 isoform X1 translates to MEKYEKLAKIGEGSYGVVFKCRNKTSGQVVAIKKFVESEDDPVVKKIALREIRMLKQLKHPNLVNLIEVFRRKRKMHLVFEYCDHTLLNELERNPNGVADGVIKSVLWQTLQALNFCHKHNCIHRDVKPENILITKQGIIKICDFGFARILIPGDAYTDYVATRWYRAPELLVGDTQYGSSVDIWATGCVFAELLTGQPLWPGKSDVDQLYLIIRTLGKLIPRHQSIFKSNQFFHGISIPEPEEMETLEEKFSDVHPVALSFMKECLKMNPDDRLTCAQLLESPYFDSFQEDQIKRKARNEGRNRRRQQNQLLPLIPGSHISPTPDGRKQVLQLKFDHLPNI
- the CDKL4 gene encoding cyclin-dependent kinase-like 4 isoform X2 produces the protein MEKYEKLAKIGEGSYGVVFKCRNKTSGQVVAIKKFVESEDDPVVKKIALREIRMLKQLKHPNLVNLIEVFRRKRKMHLVFEYCDHTLLNELERNPNGVADGVIKSVLWQTLQALNFCHKHNCIHRDVKPENILITKQGIIKICDFGFARILIPGDAYTDYVATRWYRAPELLVGDTQYGSSVDIWATGCVFAELLTGQPLWPGKSDVDQLYLIIRTLGKLIPRHQSIFKSNQFFHGISIPEPEEMETLEEKFSDVHPVALSFMKECLKMNPDDRLTCAQLLESPYFDSFQEDQIKRKARNEGRNRRRQQPAAACPSCVSAPPERPPRDHA